From Oryza brachyantha chromosome 9, ObraRS2, whole genome shotgun sequence, a single genomic window includes:
- the LOC102713300 gene encoding uncharacterized protein LOC102713300 — protein sequence MMLVGKDSMDLVLVPCGLAAMIGYHLFLLHRILRRPHTTVIGYENHNKLAWVERMMAQTAGPEESALALGVISDNISAATTLASLCIALGSLVGAWVSSSSAPGAGAGAGVVVYGDGSRATAAVKCVALLACFLASFTCFVQSAPYYVHASFLMSALAGSDAPPVGDAQRAVVRGGNFWAAGLRALYLATALLMWVFGPVPMLACSVLTVAVLHRLDTNSMPLHHHRFTPARNKEAAAAAALRPVAAARSAVARGGRAGHGNTVAFSPASLVSC from the exons ATGATGCTTGTTGGCAAGGACTCCATGGACTTGGTGCTAGTTCCCTGTGGGCTGGCCGCCATGATCGGGTaccacctcttcctcctccaccggATTCTCCGGCGTCCGCACACCACCGTGATCGGCTACGAGAATCACAACAAGCTCGCCTGGGTGGAGCGCATGATGGCGCAG ACGGCGGGGCCGGAGGAGTCGGCGCTGGCGCTGGGCGTGATCTCGGACAAcatctcggcggcgacgacgctggcGTCGCTGTGCATCGCGCTGGGCTCGCTGGTCGGCGCGTGGGTGAGcagctcgtcggcgccgggggcgggcgccggcgccggcgtcgtcgtctacggcgacggcagccgcgcgacggcggcggtgaagtgCGTCGCGCTCCTCGCCTGCTTCCTCGCCTCCTTCACCTGCTTCGTCCAGTCGGCGCCGTACTACGTGCACGCGAGCTTCCTGATGAGCGCGCTCGCCGGctccgacgcgccgccggtgggcgACGCGCAGCGCGCGGTGGTCCGCGGCGGCAACTTCTGGGCGGCGGGGCTCCGCGCGCTCTACCTCGCCACGGCGCTGCTCATGTGGGTGTTCGGCCCCGTGCCGATGCTCGCCTGCTCCGTGCTCACCGTGGCCGTGCTCCACCGGCTCGACACCAACTCCATGCCGCTGCACCACCACCGGTTCACGCCGGCGAGGAacaaggaggcggcggccgcggcggcgctgcggccTGTGGCCGCCGCGAGATCAGCCGTTGCTAGGGGAGGCAGAGCCGGCCATGGCAACACGGTGGCCTTCTCCCCGGCTTCTCTTGTCAGCTGCTGA
- the LOC102711558 gene encoding ras-related protein RABA1f-like, with product MAYRAEDDYDYLFKVVLIGDSGVGKSNLLSRFTRNEFSLESKSTIGVEFATRSIRVDDKVVKAQIWDTAGQERYRAITSAYYRGAVGALVVYDVTRHVTFENVERWLKELRDHTDANIVMMLVGNKADLRHLRAVSVEDAKGFAERESTFFMETSALESMNVESAFTEVLTQIYRVVSKKALDIGDDPAAPPRGQTINVGGKDDVSAVKKSGCCSS from the exons ATGGCGTACAGGGCGGAGGACGACTACGACTACCTCTTCAAGGTGGTGCTCATCGGCGACTCCGGGGTCGGCAAATCCAACCTGCTGTCCCGCTTCACCCGCAACGAGTTCAGCCTCGAGTCCAAGTCCACCATCGGGGTCGAGTTCGCCACCAGGAGCATCCGCGTCGACGACAAGGTCGTCAAGGCCCAGATCTGGGACACCGCCGGCCAAGAGAG GTATCGGGCGATCACAAGTGCATACTATCGAGGGGCTGTTGGCGCACTTGTCGTGTACGACGTGACACGCCATGTGACCTTTGAGAATGTAGAGAGGTGGCTGAAGGAGCTTCGAGATCACACAGATGCAAACATTGTCATGATGCTTGTTGGCAACAAGGCTGATCTGCGCCACCTCAGGGCTGTATCGGTTGAGGATGCCAAGGGTTTCGCCGAGAGGGAAAGCACATTCTTTATGGAAACTTCGGCGCTGGAGTCCATGAATGTAGAGAGTGCCTTCACTGAGGTGCTAACTCAGATCTATCGAGTTGTCAGCAAGAAGGCCCTCGACATAGGTGATGACCCTGCTGCTCCACCGAGAGGACAGACCATCAATGTTGGTGGCAAGGATGATGTTTCTGCTGTGAAAAAGTCTGGATGCTGTTCATCCTAA